Proteins encoded together in one Macadamia integrifolia cultivar HAES 741 chromosome 8, SCU_Mint_v3, whole genome shotgun sequence window:
- the LOC122087346 gene encoding protein DETOXIFICATION 40-like isoform X2, producing MNVMETTFSPQLPSTTTHQGSNELETILSNTQLPLFKRLRLASLIELKILFYLAAPSVAVYMINYLMSMSTRIFSGHLGNLELAAASLGNSGIQSFAFGLLIGMGSAVETLCGQAYGASKLEMLGIYLQRSMILLMLAGVPLTVICIFSKPILMLLGQSSTIASAAAVFVYGLIPQIFAYAANFPMQKFLQAQSIVAPSAYISTATLLVQILLSWVAVYKIKLGLLGAALVLSLSWWIIVVAQFIYIVKSERCKLTWTGFSLQAFSGLFGFFKLSASSAVMLCLQTWYSQILVLLAGLLRNPQLALNSLSICMAINGWAFMIPIGFNAAASVRVSNEIGAGNPKSAAFSVIMVTSLSFIIMVILAIVVLNLRPYISYAFTDGETVADAVSDLCPLLAINLILNGIQPTLSGVAVGCGWQKFVAYVSLGCYYVVGIPLGVLLGFKFNFGAKGMWSGMIGGTALQTLILLWVTYRTEWKIEVEKAKKRLDKWNIEEVTSENA from the exons ATGAACGTCATGGAGACTACCTTCTCACCACAGCTACCCTCGACTACAACTCATCAAGGAAGCAACGAACTTGAAACTATACTCTCTAACACCCAGTTGCCTCTCTTCAAACGTCTCCGTTTAGCCTCATTGATAGAGCTCAAGATCCTCTTCTACCTCGCTGCTCCTTCAGTGGCTGTCTACATGATCAACTACCTCATGTCCATGTCCACTCGGATCTTCTCCGGTCACCTCGGTAATCTCGAGCTCGCCGCTGCTTCGCTCGGCAACTCTGGCATCCAATCCTTCGCCTTTGGCCTCCTC ATTGGAATGGGGAGTGCAGTGGAGACGCTGTGTGGGCAAGCTTACGGTGCATCAAAGCTTGAAATGCTAGGAATATACCTCCAAAGATCAATGATCCTCCTTATGCTCGCAGGGGTCCCACTCACTGTGATCTGCATCTTCTCCAAGCCAATCTTGATGCTTCTCGGCCAATCCTCAACGATAGCATCAGCCGCTGCAGTGTTCGTGTACGGCCTTATCCCTCAGATATTTGCCTATGCAGCCAACTTCCCTATGCAGAAATTCCTGCAAGCCCAGAGCATTGTGGCCCCCAGCGCCTACATATCAACGGCTACACTGCTTGTGCAAATATTACTAAGCTGGGTGGCAGTGTACAAGATCAAGCTCGGTTTATTGGGGGCCGCCCTGGTGTTGAGCCTTTCATGGTGGATAATAGTAGTGGCTCAGTTCATTTATATAGTCAAGAGCGAACGCTGCAAGCTCACCTGGACCGGGTTCTCCCTCCAAGCATTTTCCGGGTTGTTCGGTTTCTTCAAATTGTCAGCTTCGTCGGCGGTGATGCTGTGCCTGCAGACTTGGTACTCTCAGATACTGGTTTTGTTAGCCGGGTTGCTCCGAAACCCGCAGTTGGCTTTGaattctctctctatttg CATGGCGATAAATGGGTGGGCTTTCATGATCCCAATTGGATTCAACGCAGCTGCGAG TGTGAGGGTAAGCAACGAGATAGGAGCTGGAAATCCAAAATCGGCGGCATTCTCAGTGATAATGGTGACTTCCTTATCATTTATAATAATGGTGATCCTGGCTATAGTTGTGTTAAATCTGCGTCCATATATAAGCTATGCCTTCACCGATGGAGAAACTGTTGCCGATGCAGTTTCAGACCTCTGCCCATTGTTGGCCATCAATCTCATTCTCAATGGCATCCAACCTACCCTCTCAG GTGTGGCCGTTGGTTGTGGTTGGCAAAAATTTGTTGCGTACGTTAGTTTGGGGTGCTACTATGTGGTTGGGATCCCATTAGGGGTTCTTTTAGGTTTCAAGTTCAACTTTGGTGCTAAG GGAATGTGGTCTGGAATGATAGGTGGCACTGCATTGCAAACCCTCATTTTACTATGGGTTACATATCGAACAGAATGGAAAATTGAG GTGGAGAAGGCCAAGAAACGCTTGGATAAATGGAACATCGAGGAAGTAACATCAGAAAATGCGTGA
- the LOC122087346 gene encoding protein DETOXIFICATION 40-like isoform X1 — protein MNVMETTFSPQLPSTTTHQGSNELETILSNTQLPLFKRLRLASLIELKILFYLAAPSVAVYMINYLMSMSTRIFSGHLGNLELAAASLGNSGIQSFAFGLLIGMGSAVETLCGQAYGASKLEMLGIYLQRSMILLMLAGVPLTVICIFSKPILMLLGQSSTIASAAAVFVYGLIPQIFAYAANFPMQKFLQAQSIVAPSAYISTATLLVQILLSWVAVYKIKLGLLGAALVLSLSWWIIVVAQFIYIVKSERCKLTWTGFSLQAFSGLFGFFKLSASSAVMLCLQTWYSQILVLLAGLLRNPQLALNSLSICMAINGWAFMIPIGFNAAARSVSFKLTWHQPNKIYNYGKSVRVSNEIGAGNPKSAAFSVIMVTSLSFIIMVILAIVVLNLRPYISYAFTDGETVADAVSDLCPLLAINLILNGIQPTLSGVAVGCGWQKFVAYVSLGCYYVVGIPLGVLLGFKFNFGAKGMWSGMIGGTALQTLILLWVTYRTEWKIEVEKAKKRLDKWNIEEVTSENA, from the exons ATGAACGTCATGGAGACTACCTTCTCACCACAGCTACCCTCGACTACAACTCATCAAGGAAGCAACGAACTTGAAACTATACTCTCTAACACCCAGTTGCCTCTCTTCAAACGTCTCCGTTTAGCCTCATTGATAGAGCTCAAGATCCTCTTCTACCTCGCTGCTCCTTCAGTGGCTGTCTACATGATCAACTACCTCATGTCCATGTCCACTCGGATCTTCTCCGGTCACCTCGGTAATCTCGAGCTCGCCGCTGCTTCGCTCGGCAACTCTGGCATCCAATCCTTCGCCTTTGGCCTCCTC ATTGGAATGGGGAGTGCAGTGGAGACGCTGTGTGGGCAAGCTTACGGTGCATCAAAGCTTGAAATGCTAGGAATATACCTCCAAAGATCAATGATCCTCCTTATGCTCGCAGGGGTCCCACTCACTGTGATCTGCATCTTCTCCAAGCCAATCTTGATGCTTCTCGGCCAATCCTCAACGATAGCATCAGCCGCTGCAGTGTTCGTGTACGGCCTTATCCCTCAGATATTTGCCTATGCAGCCAACTTCCCTATGCAGAAATTCCTGCAAGCCCAGAGCATTGTGGCCCCCAGCGCCTACATATCAACGGCTACACTGCTTGTGCAAATATTACTAAGCTGGGTGGCAGTGTACAAGATCAAGCTCGGTTTATTGGGGGCCGCCCTGGTGTTGAGCCTTTCATGGTGGATAATAGTAGTGGCTCAGTTCATTTATATAGTCAAGAGCGAACGCTGCAAGCTCACCTGGACCGGGTTCTCCCTCCAAGCATTTTCCGGGTTGTTCGGTTTCTTCAAATTGTCAGCTTCGTCGGCGGTGATGCTGTGCCTGCAGACTTGGTACTCTCAGATACTGGTTTTGTTAGCCGGGTTGCTCCGAAACCCGCAGTTGGCTTTGaattctctctctatttg CATGGCGATAAATGGGTGGGCTTTCATGATCCCAATTGGATTCAACGCAGCTGCGAGGTCAGTCTCTTTCAAATTAACTTGGCATCAACCAAACAAGATATATAATTATGGCAAAAG TGTGAGGGTAAGCAACGAGATAGGAGCTGGAAATCCAAAATCGGCGGCATTCTCAGTGATAATGGTGACTTCCTTATCATTTATAATAATGGTGATCCTGGCTATAGTTGTGTTAAATCTGCGTCCATATATAAGCTATGCCTTCACCGATGGAGAAACTGTTGCCGATGCAGTTTCAGACCTCTGCCCATTGTTGGCCATCAATCTCATTCTCAATGGCATCCAACCTACCCTCTCAG GTGTGGCCGTTGGTTGTGGTTGGCAAAAATTTGTTGCGTACGTTAGTTTGGGGTGCTACTATGTGGTTGGGATCCCATTAGGGGTTCTTTTAGGTTTCAAGTTCAACTTTGGTGCTAAG GGAATGTGGTCTGGAATGATAGGTGGCACTGCATTGCAAACCCTCATTTTACTATGGGTTACATATCGAACAGAATGGAAAATTGAG GTGGAGAAGGCCAAGAAACGCTTGGATAAATGGAACATCGAGGAAGTAACATCAGAAAATGCGTGA
- the LOC122087346 gene encoding protein DETOXIFICATION 40-like isoform X4 has product MNVMETTFSPQLPSTTTHQGSNELETILSNTQLPLFKRLRLASLIELKILFYLAAPSVAVYMINYLMSMSTRIFSGHLGNLELAAASLGNSGIQSFAFGLLIGMGSAVETLCGQAYGASKLEMLGIYLQRSMILLMLAGVPLTVICIFSKPILMLLGQSSTIASAAAVFVYGLIPQIFAYAANFPMQKFLQAQSIVAPSAYISTATLLVQILLSWVAVYKIKLGLLGAALVLSLSWWIIVVAQFIYIVKSERCKLTWTGFSLQAFSGLFGFFKLSASSAVMLCLQTWYSQILVLLAGLLRNPQLALNSLSICMAINGWAFMIPIGFNAAASVRVSNEIGAGNPKSAAFSVIMGMWSGMIGGTALQTLILLWVTYRTEWKIEVEKAKKRLDKWNIEEVTSENA; this is encoded by the exons ATGAACGTCATGGAGACTACCTTCTCACCACAGCTACCCTCGACTACAACTCATCAAGGAAGCAACGAACTTGAAACTATACTCTCTAACACCCAGTTGCCTCTCTTCAAACGTCTCCGTTTAGCCTCATTGATAGAGCTCAAGATCCTCTTCTACCTCGCTGCTCCTTCAGTGGCTGTCTACATGATCAACTACCTCATGTCCATGTCCACTCGGATCTTCTCCGGTCACCTCGGTAATCTCGAGCTCGCCGCTGCTTCGCTCGGCAACTCTGGCATCCAATCCTTCGCCTTTGGCCTCCTC ATTGGAATGGGGAGTGCAGTGGAGACGCTGTGTGGGCAAGCTTACGGTGCATCAAAGCTTGAAATGCTAGGAATATACCTCCAAAGATCAATGATCCTCCTTATGCTCGCAGGGGTCCCACTCACTGTGATCTGCATCTTCTCCAAGCCAATCTTGATGCTTCTCGGCCAATCCTCAACGATAGCATCAGCCGCTGCAGTGTTCGTGTACGGCCTTATCCCTCAGATATTTGCCTATGCAGCCAACTTCCCTATGCAGAAATTCCTGCAAGCCCAGAGCATTGTGGCCCCCAGCGCCTACATATCAACGGCTACACTGCTTGTGCAAATATTACTAAGCTGGGTGGCAGTGTACAAGATCAAGCTCGGTTTATTGGGGGCCGCCCTGGTGTTGAGCCTTTCATGGTGGATAATAGTAGTGGCTCAGTTCATTTATATAGTCAAGAGCGAACGCTGCAAGCTCACCTGGACCGGGTTCTCCCTCCAAGCATTTTCCGGGTTGTTCGGTTTCTTCAAATTGTCAGCTTCGTCGGCGGTGATGCTGTGCCTGCAGACTTGGTACTCTCAGATACTGGTTTTGTTAGCCGGGTTGCTCCGAAACCCGCAGTTGGCTTTGaattctctctctatttg CATGGCGATAAATGGGTGGGCTTTCATGATCCCAATTGGATTCAACGCAGCTGCGAG TGTGAGGGTAAGCAACGAGATAGGAGCTGGAAATCCAAAATCGGCGGCATTCTCAGTGATAATG GGAATGTGGTCTGGAATGATAGGTGGCACTGCATTGCAAACCCTCATTTTACTATGGGTTACATATCGAACAGAATGGAAAATTGAG GTGGAGAAGGCCAAGAAACGCTTGGATAAATGGAACATCGAGGAAGTAACATCAGAAAATGCGTGA
- the LOC122087346 gene encoding protein DETOXIFICATION 40-like isoform X3, whose protein sequence is MNVMETTFSPQLPSTTTHQGSNELETILSNTQLPLFKRLRLASLIELKILFYLAAPSVAVYMINYLMSMSTRIFSGHLGNLELAAASLGNSGIQSFAFGLLIGMGSAVETLCGQAYGASKLEMLGIYLQRSMILLMLAGVPLTVICIFSKPILMLLGQSSTIASAAAVFVYGLIPQIFAYAANFPMQKFLQAQSIVAPSAYISTATLLVQILLSWVAVYKIKLGLLGAALVLSLSWWIIVVAQFIYIVKSERCKLTWTGFSLQAFSGLFGFFKLSASSAVMLCLQTWYSQILVLLAGLLRNPQLALNSLSICMAINGWAFMIPIGFNAAARSVSFKLTWHQPNKIYNYGKSVRVSNEIGAGNPKSAAFSVIMGMWSGMIGGTALQTLILLWVTYRTEWKIEVEKAKKRLDKWNIEEVTSENA, encoded by the exons ATGAACGTCATGGAGACTACCTTCTCACCACAGCTACCCTCGACTACAACTCATCAAGGAAGCAACGAACTTGAAACTATACTCTCTAACACCCAGTTGCCTCTCTTCAAACGTCTCCGTTTAGCCTCATTGATAGAGCTCAAGATCCTCTTCTACCTCGCTGCTCCTTCAGTGGCTGTCTACATGATCAACTACCTCATGTCCATGTCCACTCGGATCTTCTCCGGTCACCTCGGTAATCTCGAGCTCGCCGCTGCTTCGCTCGGCAACTCTGGCATCCAATCCTTCGCCTTTGGCCTCCTC ATTGGAATGGGGAGTGCAGTGGAGACGCTGTGTGGGCAAGCTTACGGTGCATCAAAGCTTGAAATGCTAGGAATATACCTCCAAAGATCAATGATCCTCCTTATGCTCGCAGGGGTCCCACTCACTGTGATCTGCATCTTCTCCAAGCCAATCTTGATGCTTCTCGGCCAATCCTCAACGATAGCATCAGCCGCTGCAGTGTTCGTGTACGGCCTTATCCCTCAGATATTTGCCTATGCAGCCAACTTCCCTATGCAGAAATTCCTGCAAGCCCAGAGCATTGTGGCCCCCAGCGCCTACATATCAACGGCTACACTGCTTGTGCAAATATTACTAAGCTGGGTGGCAGTGTACAAGATCAAGCTCGGTTTATTGGGGGCCGCCCTGGTGTTGAGCCTTTCATGGTGGATAATAGTAGTGGCTCAGTTCATTTATATAGTCAAGAGCGAACGCTGCAAGCTCACCTGGACCGGGTTCTCCCTCCAAGCATTTTCCGGGTTGTTCGGTTTCTTCAAATTGTCAGCTTCGTCGGCGGTGATGCTGTGCCTGCAGACTTGGTACTCTCAGATACTGGTTTTGTTAGCCGGGTTGCTCCGAAACCCGCAGTTGGCTTTGaattctctctctatttg CATGGCGATAAATGGGTGGGCTTTCATGATCCCAATTGGATTCAACGCAGCTGCGAGGTCAGTCTCTTTCAAATTAACTTGGCATCAACCAAACAAGATATATAATTATGGCAAAAG TGTGAGGGTAAGCAACGAGATAGGAGCTGGAAATCCAAAATCGGCGGCATTCTCAGTGATAATG GGAATGTGGTCTGGAATGATAGGTGGCACTGCATTGCAAACCCTCATTTTACTATGGGTTACATATCGAACAGAATGGAAAATTGAG GTGGAGAAGGCCAAGAAACGCTTGGATAAATGGAACATCGAGGAAGTAACATCAGAAAATGCGTGA